A genomic region of Megalobrama amblycephala isolate DHTTF-2021 linkage group LG6, ASM1881202v1, whole genome shotgun sequence contains the following coding sequences:
- the tfg gene encoding protein TFG isoform X1, with the protein MNGQLDLSGKLIIKAQLGDDIRRIPIHNEDITYDELLLMMQRVFRGQLQSSDEVAIKYKDEDDDLITIFDSSDLSFAIQCSRILKLTLFVNGQPRPLESSQVKHLRRELIHLRNKVNSLLDSLEPPSESVPESTNPETECVNEAVDSTMKHAPPVSAASMSAFDPLKNQEEVNKNVISAFGLSEDPAPVPAVAATAAAEERSATPDSIASSSSAAPPSAVAPQAPPPYSGVQQPPSSTMDGQMYQQYQAPGGYPPPAGPQQQYGMQYPAGYTPQSGVPQAPPPQQQFQNYPTPTSQAAGAPGSAPGFSNQSQPPAPQGPTQYPPGAFPAQNYTSQASQQPANYSLPPTSQATGGYQPRPGYTPPPGATPPPGGANPYARNRPPYGQGYTQPGPGYR; encoded by the exons ATGAATGGCCAGCTGGACCTGAGTGGAAAGCTGATCATTAAAGCTCAGTTGGGGGATGATATTCGTCGTATCCCCATCCACAATGAAGACATCACCTACGACGAGCTCCTGCTGATGATGCAGCGAGTCTTTCGTGGGCAGCTACAGAGCAGCGATGAAGTTGCCATCAAATATAAGGATGAAG ATGATGACCTTATCACCATCTTTGACAGTTCTGATTTGTCCTTTGCCATCCAGTGCAGTAGAATATTGAAGCTCACTCTTTTTG tgaatggGCAGCCTCGGCCACTGGAGTCATCTCAGGTGAAGCACCTGCGTAGAGAACTGATCCATTTGAGGAATAAAGTTAACAGCCTGCTGGACAGCCTGGAGCCCCCCTCAGAGTCTGTCCCAGAGAGCACCAACCCAGAAACCG AATGTGTGAACGAGGCAGTAGATTCAACAATGAAGCATGCCCCACCGGTTAGTGCTGCTAGCATGTCTGCATTTGACCCCCTGAAGAACCAGGAAGAGGTTAACAAGAATGTCATTTCTGCATTTGGCCTGTCTGAGGACCCTGCCCCAG TTCCAGCTGTAGCCGCCACCGCTGCTGCAGAGGAGCGCTCTGCTACTCCAGACAGTATTGCCTCTTCATCCTCTGCAGCGCCCCCTTCTGCTGTGGCTCCCCAGGCTCCCCCACCTTACTCAGGGGTCCAACAACCTCCCTCTAGTACTATGGATG GTCAGATGTATCAGCAGTATCAGGCTCCAGGTGGATATCCTCCGCCAGCTGGACCCCAGCAACAGTATGGAATGCAGTATCCTG CTGGTTATACTCCTCAGTCCGGTGTTCCTCAGGCTCCGCCTCCTCAACAACAGTTTCAGAATTACCCCACCCCTACCTCTCAGGCAGCTGGTGCTCCTGGCTCCGCTCCTGGGTTTTCCAACCAATCACAGCCTCCTGCTCCCCAAGGACCCACCCAGTACCCACCTGGAGCATTTCCAGCTCAGAATTACACATCCCAGGCCTCTCAGCAGCCAGCTAACTACAGCCTGCCTCCAACCTCCCAGGCCACAGGGGGTTATCAGCCCCGTCCTGGATACACCCCGCCACCTGGCGCCACCCCTCCTCCAGGGGGTGCCAACCCCTATGCCCGGAACCGCCCCCCTTATGGCCAGGGCTACACCCAGCCGGGCCCTGGGTATCGGTAA
- the col8a1a gene encoding collagen, type VIII, alpha 1a gives MAMAAFLIVFVQLALLPSAFGGAYYGHKPHPQQHQPLPQMPHMGMGKDMPHMPYPHYRKDLPMHLNKGKDTKAMNKGETIPRGEQGVQGETGPQGPPGPPGPQGPPGPQGNGMQGPPGKPGPPGPPGFPGVGKPGMPGMPGKPGGIGQPGQQGEQGPRGEEGQPGMTGPPGPPGPPGLPGIGKPGGQGLPGQPGGKGDPGHKGFPGLPGLPGPKGDRGIGQPGPLGPKGPAGPPGLPGQAGLPGVGKPGLPGIQGPPGIPGKPGQPGEPGPEGPPGGQGLQGPQGAPGIGSPGERGLPGQPGAPGHKGLQGPPGLPGKPGLPGFGKPGYPGPKGDKGMGGLPGPQGPKGDKGYGGQPGMTGPPGQTGPPGPPGPMGAPGGIGSPGLKGEGGAEGAKGDPGPMGQPGPPGFPGQPGLQGEDGEPGPRGPPGPTGPKGEAGINGLPGSPGPSGLPGLKGELGQPGPEGPQGPKGIPGLAGPGGPIGPSGLPGPKGEVGPPGQAGPPGEGSPGIPGPVGPAGPPGPNGNPGQPGIPGPPGPPGPPGPPPSPDLMGVLPEMGPALDGMKTGGYKKGKYAGGGDMMGANGLEMPAFTAQLTTPFPPVGTPIVLDKLLYNGRQNYNPQTGVFTCDLPGIYYFAYHVHCKGANVWVGLYRNGQPLMYTYDEYKKGFLDQASGSAVIPLQPGDTVYLQLPSDQAAGFYAGQYVHSSFSGFLLYPM, from the exons ATGGCCATGGCTGCTTTCCTAATAGTTTTTGTGCAATTGGCTCTACTGCCATCAGCTTTTGGGGGTGCATATTATGGACATAAGCCACATCCTCAACAGCACCAACCCTTACCACAGATGCCTCACATGGGCATGGGAAAGGATATGCCACACATGCCATATCCACACTACAGAAAAGACTTACCAATGCACCTAAACAAAGGCAAAGATACCAAAGCTATGAACAAAG GTGAGACCATTCCCAGAGGTGAGCAGGGTGTTCAGGGAGAGACTGGACCCCAAGGGCCCCCTGGTCCACCTGGGCCCCAAGGTCCTCCTGGGCCTCAAGGTAATGGTATGCAAGGCCCTCCTGGAAAGCCAGGACCTCCTGGTCCTCCAGGATTTCCTGGAGTTGGTAAGCCAGGAATGCCAGGTATGCCTGGGAAGCCAGGAGGTATTGGGCAGCCTGGACAGCAAGGTGAACAGGGACCCAGAGGTGAAGAGGGACAACCAGGAATGACTGGGCCACCCGGCCCCCCTGGACCCCCAGGACTGCCAGGAATAGGAAAGCCTGGTGGACAAGGATTACCAGGACAGCCAGGGGGTAAAGGAGATCCAGGACATAAAGGTTTTCCTGGTCTCCCAGGTTTACCTGGGCCTAAAGGCGACAGAGGAATTGGACAACCTGGCCCACTAGGGCCCAAAGGGCCAGCTGGGCCACCTGGACTCCCAGGGCAGGCAGGATTACCTGGTGTGGGTAAGCCTGGTCTTCCTGGTATACAAGGTCCACCTGGTATTCCAGGGAAACCTGGACAGCCTGGGGAGCCAGGTCCAGAGGGTCCACCTGGTGGACAGGGCCTACAAGGACCACAAGGGGCCCCTGGTATTGGAAGTCCAGGAGAAAGGGGATTACCAGGCCAGCCAGGGGCACCTGGCCACAAAGGATTACAAGGACCACCAGGGTTACCTGGGAAACCTGGATTACCTGGATTTGGCAAACCTGGATACCCTGGCCCAAAGGGTGACAAAGGGATGGGAGGGCTTCCTGGTCCTCAAGGACCAAAAGGAGACAAAGGTTATGGTGGTCAACCAGGCATGACGGGTCCACCTGGTCAAACTGGTCCTCCAGGCCCTCCTGGACCAATGGGGGCACCAGGTGGAATTGGTTCCCCAGGGCTAAAAGGAGAAGGAGGTGCAGAAGGAGCCAAGGGAGATCCAGGGCCTATGGGGCAACCAGGTCCTCCAGGATTTCCTGGCCAACCGGGCCTCCAAGGTGAAGATGGAGAACCTGGGCCAAGAGGACCACCAGGACCCACAGGTCCCAAAGGAGAAGCAGGAATCAATGGTCTACCTGGTTCCCCAGGTCCATCTGGCCTGCCTGGTCTTAAAGGAGAACTTGGCCAGCCTGGCCCAGAAGGACCACAGGGTCCTAAAGGCATTCCAGGACTTGCAGGGCCAGGAGGACCAATTGGGCCTTCTGGACTTCCCGGGCCAAAGGGAGAAGTTGGTCCACCAGGTCAAGCTGGCCCACCCGGTGAAGGGAGCCCCGGAATCCCTGGTCCTGTTGGTCCTGCAGGTCCACCTGGCCCAAATGGAAATCCAGGTCAGCCAGGAATCCCAGGTCCACCGGGACCTCCTGGACCCCCAGGCCCCCCTCCTTCCCCTGACCTGATGGGTGTTCTTCCTGAGATGGGCCCTGCCCTAGATGGTATGAAAACTGGTGGGTACAAGAAAGGGAAGTATGCTGGTGGGGGTGATATGATGGGTGCCAATGGTCTTGAGATGCCTGCTTTCACTGCTCAGCTTACCACACCATTCCCTCCAGTTGGCACGCCAATAGTGCTTGACAAACTACTATATAATGGGCGTCAGAATTACAACCCTCAGACCGGTGTGTTCACCTGTGACCTCCCAGGCATCTACTACTTTGCCTATCATGTGCACTGCAAGGGTGCCAATGTATGGGTTGGGCTCTACAGGAATGGGCAGCCACTTATGTATACATATGATGAATACAAGAAGGGATTCCTGGATCAAGCATCTGGGAGTGCTGTGATTCCATTACAACCAGGAGACACAGTTTATTTACAGTTACCATCTGACCAGGCAGCTGGATTTTATGCAGGACAGTATGTCCATTCCTCCTTCTCTGGCTTTTTACTGTACCCAATGTAG
- the jagn1a gene encoding protein jagunal homolog 1-A: MASRAGPRAAGTDGSDFKHREKVASHYQMSASLKSEIKKLTVVHFFIWILVAAQVAVSHLNLVSHDLVAMPYQWEYPYLLSLLPSFIGALAMPKNNISYLVISMISAGLFSVAPLIFGAMEMFPLAQQLYRHGKAYRFIFGFSAVSVMYLLMVIAVQVHAWQIYYSKKLLDAWFNSTQEKKKK; the protein is encoded by the exons ATGGCATCGCGTGCTGGCCCAAGAGCTGCAGGGACTGATGGGAGTGATTTTAAACACAGAGAGAAAGTGGCATCTCACTATCAGATGAG TGCTTCATTGAAATCAGAGATAAAGAAGCTCACCGTAGTGCATTTCTTCATATGGATACTGGTGGCGGCTCAGGTGGCTGTTAGTCACCTCAATCTGGTGTCACATGACTTGGTGGCCATGCCCTATCAGTGGGAGTATCCCTATCTTTTGAGTCTCCTGCCCTCGTTTATTGGAGCCCTGGCCATGCCGAAGAACAACATCAGCTACCTGGTGATCTCCATGATCAGTGCTGGTTTGTTCTCTGTGGCACCCTTGATTTTTGGTGCAATGGAAATGTTTCCACTGGCCCAGCAGCTGTACCGACACGGGAAGGCCTACCGGTTTATCTTTGGCTTCTCCGCTGTCTCTGTGATGTATCTACTCATGGTGATTGCTGTTCAGGTGCACGCATGGCAAATCTACTACAGCAAGAAGCTTCTAGATGCCTGGTTCAACTCAACACaagagaaaaagaagaaataa
- the tfg gene encoding protein TFG isoform X2 codes for MNGQLDLSGKLIIKAQLGDDIRRIPIHNEDITYDELLLMMQRVFRGQLQSSDEVAIKYKDEDDDLITIFDSSDLSFAIQCSRILKLTLFVNGQPRPLESSQVKHLRRELIHLRNKVNSLLDSLEPPSESVPESTNPETECVNEAVDSTMKHAPPVSAASMSAFDPLKNQEEVNKNVISAFGLSEDPAPGQMYQQYQAPGGYPPPAGPQQQYGMQYPAGYTPQSGVPQAPPPQQQFQNYPTPTSQAAGAPGSAPGFSNQSQPPAPQGPTQYPPGAFPAQNYTSQASQQPANYSLPPTSQATGGYQPRPGYTPPPGATPPPGGANPYARNRPPYGQGYTQPGPGYR; via the exons ATGAATGGCCAGCTGGACCTGAGTGGAAAGCTGATCATTAAAGCTCAGTTGGGGGATGATATTCGTCGTATCCCCATCCACAATGAAGACATCACCTACGACGAGCTCCTGCTGATGATGCAGCGAGTCTTTCGTGGGCAGCTACAGAGCAGCGATGAAGTTGCCATCAAATATAAGGATGAAG ATGATGACCTTATCACCATCTTTGACAGTTCTGATTTGTCCTTTGCCATCCAGTGCAGTAGAATATTGAAGCTCACTCTTTTTG tgaatggGCAGCCTCGGCCACTGGAGTCATCTCAGGTGAAGCACCTGCGTAGAGAACTGATCCATTTGAGGAATAAAGTTAACAGCCTGCTGGACAGCCTGGAGCCCCCCTCAGAGTCTGTCCCAGAGAGCACCAACCCAGAAACCG AATGTGTGAACGAGGCAGTAGATTCAACAATGAAGCATGCCCCACCGGTTAGTGCTGCTAGCATGTCTGCATTTGACCCCCTGAAGAACCAGGAAGAGGTTAACAAGAATGTCATTTCTGCATTTGGCCTGTCTGAGGACCCTGCCCCAG GTCAGATGTATCAGCAGTATCAGGCTCCAGGTGGATATCCTCCGCCAGCTGGACCCCAGCAACAGTATGGAATGCAGTATCCTG CTGGTTATACTCCTCAGTCCGGTGTTCCTCAGGCTCCGCCTCCTCAACAACAGTTTCAGAATTACCCCACCCCTACCTCTCAGGCAGCTGGTGCTCCTGGCTCCGCTCCTGGGTTTTCCAACCAATCACAGCCTCCTGCTCCCCAAGGACCCACCCAGTACCCACCTGGAGCATTTCCAGCTCAGAATTACACATCCCAGGCCTCTCAGCAGCCAGCTAACTACAGCCTGCCTCCAACCTCCCAGGCCACAGGGGGTTATCAGCCCCGTCCTGGATACACCCCGCCACCTGGCGCCACCCCTCCTCCAGGGGGTGCCAACCCCTATGCCCGGAACCGCCCCCCTTATGGCCAGGGCTACACCCAGCCGGGCCCTGGGTATCGGTAA